The region TGTGAGCTTAAATATTTTTCACTTGTGTTTTCATAATATATGTGAAATTGTCTGTTTTGTACATAAGAGATCAATTAACAGAAGAGGACAAAATTCACAGTAGGCATTCCCATTTAATGTCATCTTAATTCCTCAACAGTTCTTTACATAAGCTGCTGCTTTGCATGATTCCATTAATCCATTCTCCTGTGTAGCTTCAGTTGCTCTAGTAAAACTTTGCATTTGAACTTTCATACATTGGGATGCACTGTTGAAATACATGGTGAATGTAGGTGCAATAGCAGCCTTCAGAGGGGAATTAAGTAAATATTCAGGGGGGAAAAATATTGTAAAGATTTGGGAAAGTGAAGGCAATAGGATTAAATGTAATTAATTCTGAAAGAGAAGATTCAGACTTGAAGCAAGTAATCTCCTTCCTTGTTGTGCTACCCTGTGATTCTCCATGTGTTTAATGTCACTTTCAGAGGCAGTTAGTCATACAAAAGATTTTTTGTACCATTGTATCTCCTGCTGGATAACTAGATAATCCACTATTTTCAATTCTTCACTGAGCTTGGGGTCAAGGTGGTGGTTGTTGTCCCTTTGTGTCCAAACTTCCCATTTTTTAATTGGAGTTTACGTTGTGGTTTTGTAAAGATTTTAGTGAACTCACCTGTACAACAGGGGAATGAGATTTAAAGGATTCAACTTAAGTTATATTTGCAACTAAAGCTAGGAAAGGATAAATCACAATCTCCAGTCACAAATAAGTTTCAATATAAATGCAGTCATTCCACAATTAGTCATTTGTTTTTACATAGCTTTTGAATTCTAATGGATTTTTACCTTCAGGTATTTAAAAGACAAAACCTGAATAATTACATCTGCTTTATGGTTGTCATAGCAATGTGATTGATAGGGGTGTAAATATTGAATGTTTTTGTGCTTTGATAATACAGGTGTGGAGTCCATATCTCCAACCAGATTGTGCTGGCGACCTAGAAGGAGAGGTGGAAGATGATACCCGTAATCTTTATACTCATGAAGAATACATCAGCTTGGTCTTAAACAGCGGAAGTGGCCTATCTCATGATTATGCCAACCAGTCGGTTCAAGAAGATCCAAGAATGATGGCTTTTTTTGATTCTCTTGTAAGGCGAGAGATTGAGGGCTGGAGTTCTGATTCTGACAGTGACCTTAGTGAGAGTACAATTCTTCAGCTACATGCAGGGACCAGTGAACGATCAGGATATAGTGATTCTGAATCTTCTACCTCCTTGCCATTAACACCTCAGCAAGGTGATGATTCTGACGAGGCAACCTACACACTGGACCGACAGAAgccctccaactcctccacaACCAGGGAAGACTTACAGTCTCGTCAACAAAGATTGTCTGCACTCAGACGCTATCAAGATGAGCGACTTCTAACTCTTTCTAATGACTCTGATTCCTCAGAAAACAACTTTAATCAAGTAACTACAGGTTCAGATACAGATCCTGTGACAAGGCCTCGATCTCCAAGTCCAGAGGCAAATGATTCCAGTAGTTCCAGTAGCAATGGCAGGAGGCGTGCGTCTACACGCCAAAGAAATGCTTTAAGGGCTAAGCAAAAACTCCACAGAGAAAAGAAGAATActccacagttcaaagtaaaacaagataatactgatgatAATGCCAATTATTCTCGATTGCATAAGGGTGACCATTCttcatcagcttcatcttcaccGGAAAGGAGCAGTGCGGAGTTTGAAAATAATAGAGGAAGGATATCTCCTTACTCAGATAGTGAGTCTGAGGTTAGAAAGGTTTATAaagcctacagcaaaatacaaagTACATTCAGGTCACAATTGAAATCAAAAGGAGGTTCCATGACCTTTTTGTCTGTGAGTGATGTTGCACACACGAATGAGAAAGGCAGCTCATTAGGTATGTTACCCCAAGAAAGTGATGCTACAAGGAAAAGTACAACAGGATGTCATCAGAGATTTAGAGTAGAAAGATATTTAGATGACTATAAAGGGGAAAGCAGCACATCTCTACAAGCGAAGAGTAAGCATCCAGCCCTGCTTATTCATGAAAGCAATACTTTACCAGCTTCAAAGGAAATGATGTCTGGAGAGCAGGAACATGTTGTAGAAGATGTCCCAAGTAGCTACACTGAGCACTACTATGAGGCCAAAAAGGTTAATGGGAAATCTGTCCTTGTGGGCAATAACAGTAACCTGACTAACCAGTGTCAAGCATTTGGCAaccaaacacaagaactgtgtgatcACGCAGAGGCATTGGAATGTGCAAATGCCCAACATGTACAGCAGGTACCCAGTGATGAATCTGGTCAGGAATTCATTAGATCTGCATCCTCTCAAACAACTCCTTTTCCTGAAATTCATTTAACTGGAACACAAAGTAATTTTGATGAATGGTGCAGAGACCATGTTGATAAATCCAAAGCCAGGACTTGTGACGTGGAAGAATCCTGTTCAGAGGCTCCCTGCAATGTTCACAACAATGGGCTATTTGATAAGCAATACACAAACCAGCAGGAAGATTCAGTGAATGCATCCAAGTCTGAACCTGGTGACTGTGTACAGGTAGCCTCATTGCACCACAAAGAAGAGTGTTCCCAGTCTGGGCTGAATGACCATTCAGAATGTACTAAGAATGGCATGGCAGCCAAACGAAACATTTTTGATTGTCCCCAAGGGGCTTTGTCATCAGCAGCGACTGACCAGTCTTCAGGAGGGTTAAAAAGGCTGCGAAAAGAACTAGATCCTGAGTTTTCACCAACTGAGAAGAAACAGAAGACATGATTTGCACTTGTCCCAGCCAGTGCTTTGCGATGTCACTGAAAGCATTTATCTCGAACTCAACAAACCATTGGTCTGTAAACGAGTGAGAATTTTTGTTAACAATTATGTAAATAATTCAATTTCTTGAAGAAATGCTAATACAGAAATTTTTAGAATGTGTATGATAATGGTATATAAAATACAAATTATTTGGAGTGATTCTAACTTTGGATTCAAATATCCATTTTGGCCCAAAGGGTTTGTAATTTTTCTGTTAAGTATTCATTATGCCAAGCAAGGGTTAGTGGTGCATTTGGTGTATCAAATTGTATTGGATTGTATTGTTACAAAGCTTTCCCTCATATCCACTAGGAAAAGATGAGCAAATTGATACATGTGGGCAGATACTGAATTTAAAATATTGAAGCCCATAGAATAACAATTGAACAAATGAGTTTTTGAAGCCTAACACTTTATAGTTGGAGGGTTTTTTTGTTTTTATCTTAAATTACTACCTTTTGTATGGTAGCCTTTTATTCATGAGAGGAGTGAACAGTTTGGCTCGAGAAAAATGTTTAGATGTTGATTATATACATGGAACACAGTGATCTGCTGAAGGAAAGTTAGACATGCTGTGGTCAGGAATAAAGTTTTGTGTTTTAATTTCTTCAGGACAATTATTTGAAGCACAACACTTCTGCACAGTGGGCACCTGATTAGCTATCACTTTCTTTAACTGTTGAGAAAAATAAATATTGCCATTCACAATCTTTGTGTCTTGCTGTATTGCTGCCTCCTTGCCATTTCTTCCAGCTAAGGCGATGAAGAGTTCTTTTGCAATCCAAGGACGGTAGTGGATTGTTAGTTTGAATCACAGTCCTTGTGGATGTGATCAGGTGAGTAAATTTAGACAAAAAATGTGTTAATGAAGTTTTCTTAAGATATCTTAAAACAAACTGTAGAATGAGAGTAGATTAATACTGTAATTACCCTTTGTAAATGGCTGATAAGATTGGAGATTTTCATTGTGTGGAAGACAGGTTTGGGGTGATGGTCAGAAAGGGAATTGTGTGTtgcagaagggaaggaaggaCAACACGTTGTGAAGAGCTGAGTGGAGGAGGCAATGGGGTAGGTGAGCTAGTTGAAAAATATGCCTTTTCATTATTGGGCAAATGTGGATCCAACTACATGTGATGAAAGGTTTAAACCTAAACCAAGTTTGCATATTTATAGAACACTTGATTCAGTAATTAGTTGTGGTGAGTCAACAGTCTTATTTGCAGCACTTTGAGGATAGttaaaataaaaaaatgaaaGTATGCACTGCAGAGCAATCCACTTGATTGCCATTTTTACCAAAATTAGTGAAAAATGTATCCCTATTGTCTCACCTGTTTGATCTATGTCTTTACACTAAACGCTGCTGAAGTAATCAGTTTTAAAATTTATATCTACCCTGCCGGTGACccagataataaatttatttcattCAAACAGACTGATTATCTCTGCCTTAGTTTCTGATTTATACTTGATTACTTAATTTTGTTTGAGGTGTGGTAGTTGTGCTTAAATTGGGGTCTGTACTgagaaaaaagtatatataaagcTTCCAAAAATCAAAGATCTCAGTGTAATGATCCTATTGGAAATGTGTGCATCATtcaggtgagaagagagcaaaCGTCTTTGGGTTGCTTTTGTAATTAATTAGCCTCTCGAGTTGATTCTTTAAAAGATTTGCAAGATGTTGGTGGCACTGAGGCCAATGTATATAGTCTATCTCTATCTTCtgttgagaaggtggtggtttCTCCTCACAGTGTATTTGGTGAATGCTATTGCACAGAAAGTTATATCACTCAAACCCAGCAACTGTCCAGTTCCAAGTTGGAATAGTATACAACATAGAAGGGATTGTGCAGTTTATGATGTTCCCAAGTGTCTGTGCTCTTAAAAGTGTGGCTGTACTTGAAAACAGACTAGCATAGTACTGAATAGCTTTATACTAATGGAGCAATGACCGCCTTCAACTTTTGGAAGAAGTATAAATTGGCTCAGAAAAGTATAAAATGGTAATATTTTTTTACCGTCTAAAAAATATTCAAATTATTTTCCTTGAAGCCTGGTATGAGTTATGCTTAACCATGCAAAAGTTGGTTTCTATTAAAAATCTCTACCATGTTAAGTGATTTAATATTAACATAATATCTCAGAATGGGGGATCTTGTGCTGTGCCCCATTTGTACAGGTTTTCTGGTTATCCTTCAACTCAGAATTTTGTACTTTAAAGATCAATGGGTCAAACTGATGATTGTAACAAGTCACCTGGTATGGTTATCAATGACTGCACCAATACCCCCACATCTTAACCAATAAAGTGTAGGCACTTAGAAAGAAGTAGTAATGTCTGAGATAGAAACAATGTGACATATAATCTATTTAGGAGAAATATAAAAAAACAAGGAAAGAGGGAGAAAGGAAAAACCAAATAATTGTTACAAAGTTTTTGaaataagacctaggagcagaattaggcaatttggcccattgaatctgttccgccattcaattatggctgatcctttatcccctactcagccccactccccggccttctccctgtaaactttgatgccgtgtccagtcaagaacctattaagctcTGTCTTAAGTACACCcagcaacctggcctccacagatgcttgtggtaataaattccacaaattcaccaccctctagctaaagaaatttctttgcaattCTGTTTTATATGGACACCCATCTATCCTGATgctgtgccttctagtcctagaacccccccccccccccccaccacgtgAAACAGCCTTTcctcatctactctgtctaggcctttcaaaaggtttcaatgggattccttctgaattccagtgagtacagacccagagccatcaaatgttcctgatatgataaccctttcattcctggaatcatccttgtcaacctcctctggaccctctccaatgccggcactTCTTTTCTAAaatgaagggcccaaaactgttcacaatactcaaggtgaggcctcaccagtgccttataaagcctcagcatcacatccctgctcttgtattctagatctcttgaaattaatgctaacttcttcaccactgactctacctacaagttaacttttagggcatctgcacaaggactcccaagtccctttgcatctcagatttttggattttctccctgtttagaaaatagtctgcacatttatttctaccaccaaagtgcatgaccgtgcacttTCCAACATGGTATTTCGTTTGCCACTgtcttgcccattcacctaatctgtcttaagtccttctgcagtctacctgtttcctcaacactacctacctctccaccaatctttgtaacatctgcaaaccaggcaacaaaaccatctattccatcatctaaatcattgatatacagtataaaaataagtggtcccaacaccgacccctgcagaacaccactagtcactggcagccaaccagaaaaggatccttttattcccactcactgcctcctaccaatcaaccggtgctctaaccatgccagtaacttccctgtaataccatgggcacttaACTTAGTAAACAACCTCATGTGTGATACCTTGTCTAAggccttctaaaagtccaaatatacaccatccactacatcccctttatctatcctatgtgtaattacttcaaagaattccaacaagttcattaggcaagattttcacttaaggaaaccatgctgactttgtcctatcttgtcctgtctcaccaagtactccattacctcattttaacaattgactccaacatcaccccaaccactgaggtcaagctatctatctggtctataattccctttctgctgccttccttttCTAAAAGTGgagggacatttgcaattttctagtcctctggcaccatgctaaagtccaatgatttttgaaagatcattactagtgcctccacaatctctaccgctgcctctttcagaaccctagggtgcagttcatctggtccaggtgacttttgtGCCCTTAAGAGCATTCCATCTGCAAGAATGAGAATTAAGTTTTTGTTCCCCTCAGAGCTCAGCAGATCATCTGGTATTCTAAAAATCCATATTTTGCCAGTAAAAGGGTATTTGTGTTGAGCTTCAGGCTAAAATTCAATAATGGGTTTAATTTATATTACAGCGCAATGAAACAAAGCTGATATCAACTCCTTATTGCAATGGAAAATCGTTACACAGTTCAGTTTCTAAATTGACAAGCATCTTCCTTACTGCAAATAGATAggttaattaaattaataacaTTTACTGTTGAGAAATGTTGGGGCATGGAGGGCTCAACTTTTTAatgcctttttttttaattggtttgTAAAGGAGACCAATTCATTTTAAATTACAGAAGTGTAATTAGTTACAGAACCAGATTAAATAGTTCTGGCTGTATAAAGGATAGCAAGGTTTGCACATTGTACGTGTGGTTGATTCTCTCTTTTGTTGTGTTTTATGTAACAGCTTGTTATTCTTTTGGGGCAGTCCTATTTAATGATGTTTCCCTTGTTGATTAATTTAAGTAGTATAAAGTGCATCAGTGCATACTCTGGCATGAAAGTTAAACAATTTTTATTTACAGTTGAGATTTGGATTACCTACCTGCACCATTCCTAAGGTTTCCATGTCTATTCTGCGGAACTGCTTCATTCAGTTTGCGTTGCTGCTGAAACCCCTATCTGTGAATCTTGATTATCTGCTGAACTTGATTCCAAGATCATTATTGTGATTTTGATACATTCAGGATCATTCAACTTCCTGATGTCTCTATCCAAATTCTCATAATGTCCCCATTCATCCATTAGCCTTCTGTTTGTTGGTGTAAGTAATGtcttggttaagatttctactactatgctgtgaggtatttcattttagtagttttctgtaaaagctgtGTGTCTTGTGGATAGAATGTTTTGATTCCGGCTAAAGATAAGGAACTATGTTGTTCAACTtcggaatgttgtgtcagccaaccAGGACAATGGAATCGGAAGAAGGGTCTGGAGGAACTGGCCAGAGAGGGAATTGTGATGGACAGTGATGAGGTTCGTGATCTTTTGATGGGAGATGTTTAGGGGAGATCCAGAAGACAGACGCCCATAAGATTCAATGCGATAGGAAGGTGTGATTGCAAGGAGTGCTTTGTGAGTTGAAAGAGTCCAAGATGGGAGGTTCTACCAGTGATTGGTGACAAGAATTCAGCGACACGATTAATGGTTATACCCAGCTTTTGGACGAGATAAGCTCCAACAGTCTTGTGCACATTTAAACTGGTCTAACTGTAATAGGcccttttattatttttctttctcttaatAACTTTGATAAAGCTGAAGTTGGAGGATGGGTGAAGGGCTGAAGTGTGGGAattggaagagatgtgggtgaaggcagcatcaatggtggtggaagggaagcaCCATTCTTTGGGGGAGGAAGCATCTCAGTATTCGGTACCCTTCAAAGCAAACCCTCAACCTCAGAACAGatgagctgtggaagctactacactcaataaattcaaaacggagatagacattttcctggataaaaatggcattaggggatacagtgagcgagcaggtaagtggctaggtttagatcagccatgtgatctcctggaccagttttcgatagcctggatgggtcggagaggaattttccagattttttctcctcaattggcaactcggttttttttccccgtgtgatcacatgggtttgggcgggatgaataataaaataaaatgggcggcatggtgccctgttggttggcactgttgccttgtgggattcggtgaaaactagagttaagattggatcagccatgatcttgttgtatggcggagcaggcttgaggggccgattggcctactcctgctcctatctcttatgttcttatgtggcCGACagaaactgagagaagggaatagcaTTATTAGAGGTGACAAGGTGGGAAAAGATTATAGTCAAGATAATTAGGATTCAGTAGTTTTGAaaaaagatgtcagtggatagtatgtctccagagatggggagagagagagagatcaagatGGAGAAAGAATgggccaagtaaatttgaggacagggtggaagttggaggcaaatttgATAAAATAAACGAGtttagcatgggtgcaggaagcagcatcatTTTAGAGTAAAGTCATATTGTGTTGTTGGAGATTTTCCATAAAAAATTTGCTGTGACACACCATTTATAGACTTTTTTGTAACTAGTGTTCTTTTTCATTTGGAGGAAACCATTAGTATAAAACCTTTTTGAGACAAGTATGCTAAAAACCAGAATCTAGTTTTGGATAGAGAAAAGTGACAAAATACTATGAGCTATGGAAGTAGAGTATAATAAGCAATCAATATGAAACTCAAAATCAACATAGTTTTTAAATTATGTTAGAAAAAATGTGGCCGAGGAAGTGCATGTGCTCTTTTTTTTAAAGCATTACAATATCATAGCATGATAAAAACTTTGTATCCCTATTTAAACTATAGAAAAAGATTACGTCCTGTGGAAATTAAGCCAAAATGAATATAAGCAAATAAACACCAATGAAAATTATTGCTAATTTCTAGTTGTCCCAAAGTTTGGATGTCAGTAAATTTACTAGAATAAGCAAATACCTTGGAAATCTTTCAGTTGAAAAAGGAGACTTGGCAGGGAAATGTAATGACGAGGTAAAGCATTGCAAATTTGATTAAGCTGTTTGAAGTTATGAGTATTGTATGAACACTGGATTTTACTGGGGTCCTTAACTGAATTTGTCCGTAAATTGGAACATACACAAAATTTACTTGATATGATAACAGTACCTCCACATTATTGTAATGAAGGGCATAaaaaccacataaaactggtaaGAAAAAAGcaagaggagagagggaagaaaacTATTTTGACCATTCAGAGGAACCAGTGCATGTATgtacatcagacttctgaatttaAAAGTGTGGGAGCTTATTTGATGGTATGGGTATCTGTAAGTCATGGTGTTCTTAACCTGGAAACAGCCTGTGTTTGTATGGGTTTCCTAGTGTGCAATGGGACTGAAACTATCCACTATATTTCTAAAAACATAGTTTTGATAATGAAATAGAAAGCCATGTATCCACTTTTAGTAATAGCACCAAGGTGGTTGATATTGTAAGCAGTAATAAATTACATGGAAATAAAGGTAAATTGAGTGAATGGGCCATACTAATTCAATGGAGGTAAATATGAGGGCATCCACTGTGCAGTTAAAAGGATAACATGGAGTACATTGTAAATGGTTAAAAAGCTCAAAACTGGAGGTCCAAAGAGATTCGGTAGCCATGTTCAAACATCACTAAAATATCAAGTAGTAGTACAGGAAATAAAAGTCTAACAGAAGCTTAGCCTTTCCAGAAAGGGGACTGAAGCAGAGTGAGAGATGTTATGGCCATGTAAAACTAACTAGACCAAACCTGCAGTAAGTGAGCAGATCTGAGTATAAATAACAGAAAGAACACACCACCTCCCAAACTACCCTCCTCTTTCCCCACGTGTGGCAGCCTGGAAGTGCCACACTAGCATCTTTGCCCACCTTGGAGACAAGAGAGAGCAAGACATCCTCAATGGTGGAGGGCTGCCTAAGAAGGGATGTATGCAATGGTCCTGTTATTGGGCGAGAAGACTTAAGCTATATTTTGCATTGTGGTTGATTCTTAGCTTCTGAATATTTGACAAGCTATTTCATTGTATGAGGACATACTACCCAGCAATACTCTCATCATAATAATGTACAATTTAAAGCAACAATGACAAATTACTGGTTTGaataaatgaatgctaaaattactAAAACATTTGATATAAATGGTAATTCTGAATATATTCAGAAAAAAAGTGCTACTGTTTTCCTTTATAAAATTATGGTTGTGTGACACATCCTACCTACAAATATACACTTCACTGGACATCTGTTCTTTTCTGATGAATGCAGCATTTCAGACATCGACACTAGCCATGTCCAATGCCTTTATTGCATTTTAATTTGTATAAAATGTCAATGACAGTGAGTGTTTTGTTATCAATACCTTTGGAAAAAAAGTTAAATTTTCAGGTTAATTAATAATAGATGGTCTTTGAGACCAAAACATTTCTCCACCTTAGTTACATTCTTGTCAAAAGGTTGCACTTAAATACGGTATGTCCTTTGAATCCTTAGGAGAAAAACATATTTAACAATTGCAGAGGTGTTTTCTTTAACACGATCCTCTATCACTATTGTAAACTTTTTTGTGTGTAAATTAGTGTCATTGCTCAATGATTCAAAGCAATGACACTACACAAAAAGTTTACAATAGTAATAGAGGATCATGTTAAAGAAAATATTATTGTATAATAGGTTCTTTAAGATTCAAAGGATATACAGTCTTAAGTGTAACTTTTTGACAAGAATGTGAGATGGAGAAATGTATTGGTATCAAGACCATTCTTCTTTTATTAATTAACCAGAAAAGTTGACTTTTGATATCAACACATTCAAATAGAGACAATGACACATAGTGCAAACTAAAATGTAGTAGAAGCTTTAGATGTGGCTGGTGTTGATGTCTGAATCACTGCATTTGTTAGAAAACAAGACGTTATCACCCTTACCTATTCAAGTCCCTTAAATTCAATAGCAACATTTTGAAGCAATTTAATATGGTCAATTTTTATACAGGTTTGAATGAGACTTGAAGAACTTCTAGCATAGCAACCAATAATACGATTATCTGAGTGGGAGGTTTCTCTAACTTCAATTCATGCAAAGGTATTTTTGTATGTACTTTTATTTTTATAGTCTAATATTTACCTGCTTTTCTTGGAGAATATGATGTTTTATCATTGGAATAGtataaaaaaaacatttgataTTAAATACTGACCTAAAGTAGGATTTCACAGTACTCTGATACTGTAACCTCCAGAAACCAATTTGAACATGCAAGTGGAAATGAGTAACTATTTACGTTTCTGAATAATATGTACAGTACCTGGTTTTATTTGTCATTAAGTAGTAGAGTTAACAAATATTTTCTCTCATCGCTGCTTTTGAATCATAAAGATAATTTAAGCTGAAGtgtttttgcaatattttatGTGCTCAGCTCATCTGTTTGATTGCTGTTTCAAGTAATTTCAAAACACATAAATTAGAGCTATAACATACAACTTGGAAAAGGGCCCAGCTCATCCAGTGCCAACCAGGATGCCCATCTGAGTTTGCCCTGTTGGCCCTCATTTGACccacatccttctaaacctttcctgtccatgtataTGTGTGTAAATTAATATatcccttctcctcctcctcctcctcctcccccccccaccccaccctcttgTTCCTATTATTAAGGAAAAGGTGCttgaaaagctgaaagatctgaagatagataagccaCCTAGACCAGGTGGACTTCAGCCCAGGGTTATGATAGAGGTGCCTGAAGAGattgtgatctttcaagaatcactatattttggaatggttccagaggactggaaaattgcaaatatctctccacttcttaaGAGGAGAagaatgcagaagaaaggaaattataggccagctagcctgacttgagtggttgggaagatgtggagtccattattaaggatgaggtttcagggtacatgaaggcacatgataaagtgggccaaagttagcatggtttccttaaagagaaatcttgcctgacaagtcttttggaattctttgaggaagtaaaacACGggaatagacaaaagagagttggtggatgtgtatttggattttcagaaggcctttgctgCACATGAGACTACTTAAAAATAAGAGACttgggtattacaggaaagatactagtgtgGATAGaggattagctgactggcaggaggcaaagagtcacaataaagggggcctattctggttccCTGCCCATGActcatggtgttccacaggggttggtattgggaaatgCTTAATTTCATGTTATGTGTCAGCAATTTGGATGACAgcattgatggctttgctgccaaAAGTAGGTAGAGaaacaggtagtattgaggaagcagggagtctgcagaaagacttggacagattgggagaatgggcaaagaaatgacagatggaatatgtgtggggaagtgtatggacatgcactttggtagaaggaataaaggtgtagacttttTTAAACAAGaagattcagaaatcagaggtgcattgggacttgggagtccttgtacaggatcccttaaaggttaacttgcaggttccaTTGGCGGTAAGGGAGCCAAATGCAAtaatagcattcattttgagaggactagaatataagaggtAAGGATGTGAtcctaaggctttataagacattggtcaggccacactttggagtatcatgagcacttttgggccccttatttaagaaaaagattggcattggagagggttcagag is a window of Hemitrygon akajei chromosome 3, sHemAka1.3, whole genome shotgun sequence DNA encoding:
- the dcaf5 gene encoding DDB1- and CUL4-associated factor 5, translating into MSGAGGGAMRELGRCQPGPGPGPLLRFLGHRELSGDRFLKEGFQRQRLSGCRNLFKKDLLGHFGCVNAIEFSGGAGELLVSGGDDRRVLLWHVDKAIHSKAKPTQLKGEHLSNIFCLAFDSTNTHLFSGGNDEQVIVHDVESTEIVNVFPHDDAVYGLSVSPVNDNVFASSSDDGRVLIWDIRDCHGEPFCLANYPSAFHSVMFNPVEPRLLATANSKEGVGLWDIRKPRSSLLRYGGKLPMQSAMSVRFNSSGTQLLALRRRLPPVLYDIHSPQSVFEFDNQGYFNSCTMKSCCFAGDRDQFVLSGSDDFNLYMWHIPSSLETGGPARIVNGAFMVLKGHRSIVNQVRFNPHSYMICSSGVEKIIKVWSPYLQPDCAGDLEGEVEDDTRNLYTHEEYISLVLNSGSGLSHDYANQSVQEDPRMMAFFDSLVRREIEGWSSDSDSDLSESTILQLHAGTSERSGYSDSESSTSLPLTPQQGDDSDEATYTLDRQKPSNSSTTREDLQSRQQRLSALRRYQDERLLTLSNDSDSSENNFNQVTTGSDTDPVTRPRSPSPEANDSSSSSSNGRRRASTRQRNALRAKQKLHREKKNTPQFKVKQDNTDDNANYSRLHKGDHSSSASSSPERSSAEFENNRGRISPYSDSESEVRKVYKAYSKIQSTFRSQLKSKGGSMTFLSVSDVAHTNEKGSSLGMLPQESDATRKSTTGCHQRFRVERYLDDYKGESSTSLQAKSKHPALLIHESNTLPASKEMMSGEQEHVVEDVPSSYTEHYYEAKKVNGKSVLVGNNSNLTNQCQAFGNQTQELCDHAEALECANAQHVQQVPSDESGQEFIRSASSQTTPFPEIHLTGTQSNFDEWCRDHVDKSKARTCDVEESCSEAPCNVHNNGLFDKQYTNQQEDSVNASKSEPGDCVQVASLHHKEECSQSGLNDHSECTKNGMAAKRNIFDCPQGALSSAATDQSSGGLKRLRKELDPEFSPTEKKQKT